In Streptomyces nojiriensis, one genomic interval encodes:
- a CDS encoding FAD-binding and (Fe-S)-binding domain-containing protein, producing the protein MPLLEPKPGSLRPRSISGPAPDRLPGHRAGGTPEPLRTELTGLLGPEKVLWKVSDLVRYASDASPYRFVPQVVVVAEDIDDVSAVLSYAHGRQREVVFRAAGTSLNGQAQGEDILVDVRRHWAGIEVLEEGRRARIRPGTTVARANAALARHGRILGPDPASAVACTLGGVVANNASGMTAGTTRNSYRTLSSLTFVLPGGTVVDTADPLADEELSRAEPALCHGLMEIKREIEADPALVARIRAKYEIKNTTGYRLDAYLDGTTPVEILRGLMVGSEGTLGFISEVVFDTLPLDREVCSALLFFPSLPAAAAAVPLFNEAGAVAVELMDGNTLRASVSVAGVPADWADLPRETTALLVEFRAPDEAGRDARAERAARLLDGLDLVAPAASVTNSFTCDPKTVGGYWQARKAFVTAVGGARARGTTLITEDFAVPPSRLAEACEALLSLQAEHGFDAAVAGHAAHGNLHFMLAFDAADPADVERYGAFMEAFCRLTVERFDGSLKAEHSTGRNMAPFLELEWGPAAAALMWRTKRLVDPEGVLAPRILLDRDPRAHLRGLKTIPQVEAVVDACIECGFCEPTCPSGDLTTTPRQRIVLRREMLRQQPGSPVLDGLLASYGYDAVDTCAADSTCKLACPVGIDTGALMKDFRHRRHGPREEAAAALAARRFGAAESAARLAVAAADRIPSGAGDRLLAAVTGAARKAVRPDLVPQWPARIPGAAARHLPPTRRVGAAAVYYPACVNRIFGGPEGRPGPSLPEAVVAVSERAGRPVWIPGDVGGTCCATIWNSKGYEAGTRVMANRIVEAAWGWTAGGLLPLVVDASSCTLGIAREVVPYLTPENRALHAELRILDSTVWAAEELLPRLEVRRRVGSAVLHPTCSMRHLGDEDRLRAVAEACAEEVVVPDDAGCCAFAGDRGMLHPELTASATAREAAEVTARSFDAHLSANRMCEVGMDRATGRTYYSALLELERATRP; encoded by the coding sequence ATGCCGCTGCTGGAACCGAAGCCGGGGTCCCTGCGCCCCCGCAGCATCAGCGGCCCCGCCCCCGACCGGCTCCCCGGGCACCGGGCCGGCGGCACGCCCGAGCCGCTGCGCACCGAGCTGACCGGGCTGCTCGGCCCCGAGAAGGTGCTGTGGAAGGTCTCCGACCTGGTCCGCTACGCCTCCGACGCCTCCCCCTACCGCTTCGTACCCCAGGTCGTGGTGGTCGCCGAGGACATCGACGACGTCTCCGCGGTGCTCTCGTACGCCCACGGACGGCAGCGCGAGGTCGTCTTCCGCGCCGCCGGGACCTCGCTGAACGGCCAGGCCCAGGGGGAGGACATCCTGGTCGACGTACGCCGCCACTGGGCCGGGATCGAGGTGTTGGAGGAGGGCCGGCGGGCCCGGATCCGGCCCGGCACCACCGTGGCCCGGGCGAACGCGGCCCTCGCGCGGCACGGCCGGATCCTCGGCCCCGACCCGGCCAGCGCCGTCGCCTGCACCCTCGGCGGGGTCGTCGCCAACAACGCCTCCGGCATGACGGCGGGCACCACCCGCAACTCCTACCGCACGCTCTCCTCCCTCACCTTCGTCCTGCCGGGCGGCACCGTCGTGGACACCGCCGACCCGCTGGCCGACGAGGAGCTGTCACGCGCCGAACCGGCCCTGTGCCACGGGCTGATGGAGATCAAGCGGGAGATCGAGGCCGACCCCGCGCTCGTCGCCCGGATCCGGGCCAAGTACGAGATCAAGAACACCACCGGCTACCGCCTCGACGCCTACCTGGACGGCACCACCCCCGTCGAGATCCTGCGCGGGCTCATGGTCGGCTCGGAGGGCACCCTCGGCTTCATCTCCGAGGTCGTCTTCGACACCCTCCCGCTGGACCGCGAGGTCTGCTCCGCCCTGCTGTTCTTCCCCTCACTGCCCGCGGCGGCCGCGGCCGTACCCCTCTTCAACGAGGCGGGCGCCGTCGCTGTCGAGCTGATGGACGGCAACACCCTGCGCGCCTCGGTCAGCGTCGCGGGGGTGCCCGCCGACTGGGCGGACCTGCCCCGGGAGACCACGGCCCTGCTCGTGGAGTTCCGGGCGCCGGACGAAGCCGGCCGGGACGCCCGCGCGGAACGGGCCGCCCGGCTCCTCGACGGGCTCGACCTGGTCGCCCCGGCGGCTTCGGTCACCAACTCCTTCACCTGCGACCCGAAGACCGTGGGCGGCTACTGGCAGGCCCGCAAGGCCTTCGTCACCGCCGTCGGCGGAGCCCGCGCCCGGGGCACCACTCTGATCACCGAGGACTTCGCGGTGCCGCCGTCCCGGCTGGCCGAAGCCTGCGAGGCGCTCCTCTCGCTCCAGGCGGAGCACGGTTTCGACGCGGCCGTCGCCGGTCACGCGGCCCACGGCAACCTGCACTTCATGCTCGCCTTCGACGCGGCCGACCCCGCCGACGTCGAGCGGTACGGGGCCTTCATGGAGGCCTTCTGCCGGCTCACCGTGGAGCGGTTCGACGGTTCCCTGAAGGCCGAGCACTCCACGGGCCGCAACATGGCCCCCTTCCTGGAACTGGAATGGGGCCCCGCGGCCGCGGCCCTGATGTGGCGCACCAAGCGGCTCGTGGACCCGGAGGGGGTGCTCGCCCCGCGCATCCTCCTCGACCGCGACCCACGGGCCCACCTGCGCGGCCTGAAGACCATCCCGCAGGTGGAGGCGGTGGTCGACGCCTGCATCGAGTGCGGCTTCTGCGAACCGACGTGCCCCAGCGGGGACCTGACGACCACTCCGCGCCAGCGCATCGTGCTGCGCCGCGAGATGCTGCGCCAGCAGCCCGGCTCCCCCGTGCTGGACGGACTGCTCGCCTCCTACGGCTACGACGCGGTGGACACCTGCGCGGCCGACTCCACCTGCAAGCTCGCCTGCCCGGTCGGCATCGACACCGGCGCGCTGATGAAGGACTTCCGCCACCGCCGCCACGGCCCGCGCGAGGAGGCCGCCGCCGCGCTGGCCGCCCGGCGGTTCGGGGCCGCCGAGTCCGCCGCCCGGCTCGCGGTGGCCGCCGCCGACCGGATCCCCTCCGGGGCCGGCGACCGGCTGCTGGCAGCGGTCACCGGGGCCGCGCGCAAGGCCGTACGTCCGGACCTGGTTCCGCAGTGGCCGGCGCGGATCCCCGGCGCCGCCGCCCGTCACCTGCCGCCGACCCGGCGGGTGGGCGCCGCGGCCGTGTACTACCCGGCCTGCGTCAACCGGATCTTCGGCGGCCCGGAGGGCCGGCCCGGCCCCTCCCTGCCCGAGGCCGTGGTGGCCGTGTCGGAACGGGCCGGGCGGCCCGTCTGGATCCCCGGCGACGTCGGCGGCACCTGCTGCGCGACGATCTGGAACTCCAAGGGCTACGAGGCCGGCACCCGGGTGATGGCCAACCGGATCGTCGAGGCGGCCTGGGGGTGGACGGCCGGCGGACTGCTGCCGCTGGTCGTGGACGCCTCCTCCTGCACGCTGGGCATCGCGCGCGAGGTGGTCCCGTACCTGACGCCGGAGAACCGGGCCCTCCACGCGGAGCTGCGGATCCTCGACTCGACCGTGTGGGCCGCCGAGGAGCTGCTGCCGCGGCTGGAGGTCCGGCGCAGGGTCGGCTCGGCCGTGCTCCACCCGACCTGCTCGATGCGCCACTTGGGCGACGAGGACCGGCTGCGGGCGGTGGCCGAGGCGTGCGCCGAGGAGGTGGTGGTCCCCGACGACGCGGGCTGCTGCGCCTTCGCGGGCGACCGGGGAATGCTGCACCCGGAACTGACGGCCTCGGCGACGGCGCGCGAGGCGGCGGAGGTGACCGCTCGGTCCTTCGACGCGCACCTGTCGGCGAACCGGATGTGCGAGGTGGGCATGGACCGGGCGACGGGACGGACCTACTATTCGGCCCTGCTCGAACTGGAGCGCGCCACCCGCCCGTGA
- a CDS encoding ABC transporter ATP-binding protein yields the protein MQISDLPYPDPGVPDARSGPRFLLWLGRGQLGGQLKSLCWGVLHFTGVAALPYAVGLGVDAVVDREPNGLLLVGVLLLVTGVAISVGDAMLHRTAVTNWITAAARVQQLLARKTAELGSALTRRVAAGEVVAVSTGDVEKIGWFVEAVSRFLAAVFSVVLVCVGLLFYAPELGVVVAIGVPVIALASLPLLPRATRRADVQREKAGKATELASDTVAGLRVLRGIGGEELFLGRYREASQEVRKAAVRSARMWALISAIQVVLPGALMITVVWYGATLVSEGRIAVGELVAAFSAVATLLYQLRHFQEIAMAYSFSRPSAQRAARVLSLSRTDAAAERPARTDPVTAPAAGGDLYDPRTGLLAPTGRFTAVVCGDPDLAGRLAERLGGHPMDGDPASDAGSGSGAGAEAGTGSGVDAADPAGAPSVLLGGVALDELELDTARSLVLVQDKDPVLLSGTLRELFDVPASGAVESAAALDAAHCADVLDALLQSAPDGVEDPMDARITERGRSLSGGQRQRLALARSLVTDPEVLVLDEPTSAVDSHTEARIADGIAALRAGRTTVVLASSPLLLDRADRVVLIDGGTVAAVGTHRELLRREPRYRAVVTRETDEEQRLGGLELTELTEALTEIEESA from the coding sequence ATGCAGATCAGCGATCTTCCGTATCCGGATCCAGGGGTACCCGACGCTCGTTCCGGCCCCCGGTTCCTGCTGTGGCTGGGGCGCGGTCAACTCGGCGGACAGCTCAAGAGCCTGTGCTGGGGGGTGCTGCACTTCACCGGCGTCGCCGCACTGCCGTACGCGGTGGGTCTCGGCGTCGACGCGGTCGTCGACCGCGAGCCGAACGGGCTGCTGCTCGTCGGCGTGCTGCTCCTGGTCACCGGCGTCGCGATCTCGGTCGGCGACGCCATGCTCCACCGCACGGCCGTCACCAACTGGATCACCGCCGCGGCCCGGGTGCAGCAGCTCCTGGCGCGCAAGACGGCCGAGCTGGGCTCCGCCCTCACCCGGCGGGTCGCCGCGGGTGAGGTGGTCGCGGTGTCCACCGGCGACGTGGAGAAGATCGGATGGTTCGTCGAGGCGGTCTCGCGCTTCCTCGCGGCCGTCTTCTCCGTCGTCCTCGTCTGCGTCGGGCTGCTGTTCTACGCCCCCGAACTCGGCGTGGTCGTGGCCATCGGCGTGCCGGTGATCGCACTGGCCTCGCTGCCGCTGCTGCCGCGCGCCACCCGGCGCGCCGACGTCCAGCGGGAGAAGGCGGGCAAGGCCACCGAGCTGGCCTCCGACACCGTCGCGGGCCTGCGCGTGCTGCGCGGCATCGGCGGTGAGGAGCTGTTCCTCGGCCGCTACCGCGAGGCCTCGCAGGAGGTCCGCAAGGCAGCCGTGCGCAGCGCCCGGATGTGGGCGCTGATCTCCGCGATCCAGGTGGTGCTCCCGGGCGCGCTGATGATCACGGTGGTCTGGTACGGCGCCACGCTCGTCTCGGAGGGGCGCATCGCGGTGGGCGAGCTGGTCGCCGCGTTCAGCGCGGTGGCGACCCTGCTCTACCAGTTGCGGCACTTCCAGGAGATCGCCATGGCGTACTCCTTCTCGCGTCCCTCCGCCCAGCGGGCGGCCCGGGTGCTGTCACTGAGCCGGACGGACGCCGCCGCCGAGCGTCCCGCGCGCACGGATCCGGTGACGGCACCGGCCGCGGGCGGGGACCTGTACGACCCGCGGACCGGGCTGCTGGCGCCCACCGGGCGGTTCACCGCCGTCGTGTGCGGGGACCCGGACCTGGCCGGACGACTCGCCGAACGCCTGGGCGGCCACCCGATGGACGGGGATCCGGCGTCGGACGCCGGATCCGGATCCGGGGCAGGGGCCGAAGCGGGGACCGGTTCGGGGGTCGATGCGGCCGACCCGGCCGGGGCGCCGTCCGTGCTCCTCGGCGGGGTCGCGCTGGACGAGCTGGAACTGGACACCGCGCGCTCCCTGGTCCTCGTCCAGGACAAGGATCCGGTGCTGCTGTCCGGGACCCTGCGGGAGCTGTTCGACGTACCGGCCTCCGGAGCGGTCGAGTCCGCTGCGGCTCTGGACGCTGCCCATTGCGCGGACGTGCTGGACGCGCTGCTGCAGTCGGCGCCGGACGGGGTCGAGGACCCGATGGACGCCCGGATCACCGAGCGCGGCCGGTCCCTGTCGGGCGGCCAGCGCCAGCGGCTCGCCCTGGCCCGGTCCCTGGTCACCGACCCGGAGGTGCTCGTGCTCGACGAGCCGACCTCCGCGGTCGACTCGCACACCGAGGCTCGGATCGCGGACGGGATCGCGGCCCTGCGGGCGGGGCGGACCACGGTGGTACTGGCGTCCTCGCCGCTGCTGCTGGACCGCGCGGACCGGGTCGTGCTCATCGACGGGGGCACGGTGGCGGCCGTCGGTACCCACCGCGAGCTGCTGCGGCGCGAGCCGCGCTACCGGGCGGTCGTCACCCGCGAGACCGACGAGGAGCAGCGGCTCGGCGGGCTGGAACTGACAGAGCTGACAGAAGCACTCACAGAGATCGAGGAATCCGCATGA
- a CDS encoding ABC transporter ATP-binding protein has translation MIGVAPPEYDPAAPDSAATLPVGTSATVRDYVRGLFRRHRRAFVALVGVNAAAVIASMVGPYLLGRIVDDLSEGARELHLGRVALLFALALAVQTFFTRLVRLRGAMLGEEMLADLREDFLVRSVGLPPGVLERAGTGDLLSRITTDIDRLANAMREAVPQLAIGVVWAGLLFGALAVTAPPLALAALVALPVLVIGCRWYFRRAPSAYRSEAAGYAAVSAVLTETVDAGRTIEAHRLGPERIALSERRISQWVAWERYTLFLRTVLFPVINVTFVTILGSVLLIGGFCVLRGWMSVGQLTTGALLAQMLVDPIGLILRWYDELQVAQVSLGRLVGVREIEPDAGDAKVAPEGRDVRAQEVHFGYREGVDVLHQVSMSVPPGTRMALVGPSGAGKSTLGRLLAGIYAPRTGEVTLGGARLSRMPAERVREHVALVNQEHHVFVGTLRDNLLLARTGAGDTELWAALAAVDADGWARAMEAGLDTEVGSGGTALTPAQAQQIALARLVLADPHTLVLDEATSLLDPRAARHLERSLARVLDGRTVIAIAHRLHTAHDADVIAVVEGGRISELGSHDELVAADGAYAALWRSWHG, from the coding sequence ATGATCGGCGTGGCGCCGCCAGAGTACGATCCCGCGGCCCCCGACTCGGCCGCGACCCTGCCCGTGGGCACGTCGGCGACCGTACGGGACTATGTGCGCGGCCTGTTCCGGCGCCACCGGCGGGCCTTCGTGGCGCTGGTGGGCGTCAACGCGGCCGCGGTGATCGCCTCCATGGTCGGCCCGTACCTGCTGGGCCGCATCGTGGACGACCTCTCGGAGGGGGCGCGCGAGCTGCATCTGGGGCGGGTGGCGCTGCTGTTCGCGCTGGCGCTGGCGGTCCAGACGTTCTTCACCCGGCTGGTGCGGCTGCGCGGGGCGATGCTCGGCGAGGAGATGCTGGCCGATCTGCGCGAGGACTTCCTGGTGCGGTCGGTGGGTCTGCCGCCGGGCGTGCTGGAGCGGGCCGGTACCGGTGATCTGCTGTCGCGGATCACCACCGACATCGACCGGCTGGCGAACGCGATGCGCGAGGCCGTGCCCCAGCTGGCCATCGGTGTGGTGTGGGCGGGGCTGCTGTTCGGGGCGCTCGCGGTGACCGCGCCGCCGCTGGCGCTGGCCGCGCTGGTGGCGCTGCCGGTGCTGGTGATCGGCTGCCGCTGGTACTTCCGGCGGGCGCCGTCCGCGTACCGCTCGGAGGCGGCGGGCTACGCGGCGGTCTCGGCCGTGCTCACCGAGACGGTGGACGCGGGCCGCACGATCGAGGCGCACCGCCTCGGGCCGGAGCGGATCGCACTGTCGGAGCGGCGGATCTCCCAGTGGGTGGCGTGGGAGCGGTACACCCTCTTCTTGCGGACGGTGCTCTTCCCCGTCATCAACGTCACCTTCGTGACGATCCTCGGCTCGGTGTTGCTGATCGGCGGCTTCTGCGTGCTGCGGGGCTGGATGTCGGTCGGGCAGCTGACCACGGGCGCGCTGCTGGCGCAGATGCTGGTCGACCCGATCGGTCTGATCCTGCGCTGGTACGACGAGCTGCAGGTCGCCCAGGTCTCGCTCGGCCGCCTGGTGGGCGTGCGGGAGATCGAACCGGACGCGGGGGACGCGAAGGTGGCGCCCGAGGGCCGGGACGTGCGGGCCCAGGAGGTCCACTTCGGCTACCGGGAGGGCGTGGACGTCCTGCACCAGGTGTCGATGTCCGTGCCGCCGGGCACCAGGATGGCGCTGGTCGGCCCCTCGGGGGCGGGCAAGTCGACCCTGGGACGGCTGCTCGCGGGCATCTACGCGCCCCGGACCGGCGAGGTCACCCTCGGCGGGGCGCGGCTGTCGCGGATGCCCGCGGAGCGGGTGCGCGAGCACGTGGCCCTGGTCAACCAGGAGCACCACGTGTTCGTGGGCACACTGCGGGACAATCTCCTCCTCGCTCGGACGGGGGCCGGTGACACCGAGCTGTGGGCGGCGCTGGCGGCGGTGGACGCCGACGGCTGGGCGCGGGCCATGGAGGCCGGCCTGGACACCGAGGTCGGTTCCGGCGGCACGGCGCTGACCCCGGCGCAGGCGCAGCAGATCGCGCTCGCCCGGCTGGTGCTGGCCGACCCGCACACGCTGGTGCTGGACGAGGCCACGTCGCTGCTGGACCCGCGCGCGGCCCGGCACTTGGAGCGCTCACTGGCCCGGGTGCTGGACGGCCGTACGGTCATCGCCATCGCCCACCGGCTGCACACCGCGCACGACGCGGACGTGATCGCGGTGGTCGAGGGCGGCCGGATCAGCGAACTCGGCTCGCACGACGAGCTGGTCGCGGCCGACGGGGCGTACGCGGCCCTGTGGCGGTCCTGGCACGGCTGA
- a CDS encoding metal-dependent hydrolase — MMGPAHSLSGAAAWLGVGAATAAAGHPMPWPVLVVGALICAGAALAPDLDHKSATISRAFGPLSKGVCEVVDKISYAVYKGTRSKKDARRTGGHRTLTHTWLWAVLIGGGASLLAVTADRWGVLALLFVHLVLAVEGLLWRAARMSSDVLVWLLGATSAWILAGVLDQPGNGANWLFDGAGQEYLWLGLPIVLGALVHDIGDALTVSGCPVLWPLPIAGKRWYPIGPPKAMRFRAGSWVELKVLMPVFILLGGFGGASALGFI; from the coding sequence ATGATGGGTCCGGCGCACTCACTGTCCGGGGCAGCGGCCTGGCTGGGGGTGGGTGCGGCCACCGCGGCCGCCGGACACCCCATGCCCTGGCCCGTCCTCGTCGTCGGCGCGCTGATCTGCGCCGGGGCGGCCCTCGCCCCCGACCTCGATCACAAGTCGGCGACGATCTCGCGCGCCTTCGGGCCGCTCTCCAAGGGCGTGTGCGAGGTGGTCGACAAGATCTCCTACGCCGTCTACAAGGGCACCCGCTCCAAGAAGGACGCCCGCCGCACCGGGGGCCACCGCACCCTGACGCACACCTGGCTCTGGGCCGTCCTGATCGGCGGCGGGGCCTCCCTGCTCGCCGTCACCGCCGACCGCTGGGGCGTGCTCGCCCTGCTCTTCGTGCACCTGGTGCTGGCGGTCGAAGGCCTGCTGTGGCGGGCCGCGCGGATGTCCAGCGACGTCCTGGTCTGGCTGCTCGGCGCGACCAGCGCGTGGATCCTGGCGGGGGTGCTCGACCAGCCCGGCAACGGCGCGAACTGGCTGTTCGACGGAGCGGGCCAGGAGTACCTCTGGCTCGGCCTGCCGATCGTGCTCGGGGCCCTGGTCCACGACATCGGCGACGCGCTCACCGTCTCCGGCTGCCCGGTCCTGTGGCCGCTGCCGATCGCCGGCAAGCGCTGGTACCCCATCGGCCCGCCCAAGGCGATGCGGTTCCGGGCCGGCAGCTGGGTGGAGCTGAAGGTCCTCATGCCGGTCTTCATCCTGCTGGGCGGCTTCGGCGGCGCCTCGGCCCTCGGTTTCATCTGA
- a CDS encoding DEAD/DEAH box helicase → MTLIDQLPPNADPDALFEAFSSWAEDQGITLYPAQEEALIEVVSGANVILSTPTGSGKSLVAAGAHFTALAQDKVTFYTAPIKALVSEKFFDLCKLFGTENVGMLTGDASVNADAPVICCTAEVLASIALRDGKHADIGQVVMDEFHFYAEPDRGWAWQIPLLELPQAQFILMSATLGDMKRFEEDLTRRTGRPTSVVRSATRPVPLSYEYVTTPITDTITELLETRQAPVYIVHFTQAQAVERAQSLMSINMCTREEKDKIADLIGNFRFTTKFGQNLSRYVRHGIGVHHAGMLPKYRRLVEKLAQAGLLKVICGTDTLGVGVNVPIRTVLFTALTKYDGNRVRTLRAREFHQIAGRAGRAGFDTAGYVVAQAPEHVIENEKALAKAGDDPKKRRKVVRKKAPEGFVAWSDTTFEKLIAADPEALTSRFKVTNIMLLSVIARPGDAFQAMRHLLEDNHEPRKAQLRHIRRAIAIYRSLLDGGVVEKLDTPDAEGRTIRLTVDLQQDFALNQPLSTFALASFDLLDPESPSYALDMVSVVESTLDDPRQILAAQQNKERGIQVGQMKADGIEYEERMERLQDVTYPKPLEELLSHAYDVYAKSHPWVRDHPVSPKSIIRDMYERAMTFTEFTSFYELARTEGIVLRYLASAFKALDHTIPDDLKSEDLQDLIEWLGELVRQVDSSLLDEWEQLANPEVETAEQAQEKADQVKPVTANARAFRVLVRNAMFRRVELAALDHVNVLGELDSESGWDADAWGEALDGYWDEYDDLGTGPDARGPKLLQIEEDPAHGLWRVRQTFADPNGDHGWGISAEVDLAASDEEGRAVIRVTSVGELGAL, encoded by the coding sequence GTGACCCTCATTGATCAGCTCCCGCCGAACGCCGACCCCGACGCCCTCTTCGAGGCTTTCTCCTCGTGGGCGGAGGACCAGGGCATCACCCTGTACCCGGCTCAGGAGGAGGCGCTGATCGAGGTCGTCTCCGGGGCGAACGTGATCCTGTCCACCCCGACCGGCTCCGGCAAGAGCCTGGTCGCCGCCGGCGCGCACTTCACCGCTCTGGCGCAGGACAAGGTCACCTTCTACACCGCCCCGATCAAGGCGCTGGTGTCGGAGAAGTTCTTCGACCTGTGCAAGCTCTTCGGCACGGAGAACGTCGGCATGCTGACCGGCGACGCCTCCGTGAACGCGGACGCCCCGGTGATCTGCTGCACCGCCGAGGTGCTGGCCTCCATCGCCCTGCGCGACGGCAAGCACGCCGACATCGGCCAGGTCGTGATGGACGAGTTCCACTTCTATGCCGAGCCGGACCGCGGATGGGCCTGGCAGATCCCGCTGCTGGAGCTGCCGCAGGCGCAGTTCATCCTGATGTCGGCGACCCTCGGCGACATGAAGCGGTTCGAGGAGGACCTGACCCGTCGCACCGGCCGGCCCACCTCGGTGGTCCGTTCCGCGACCCGGCCCGTCCCGCTCTCGTACGAGTACGTCACCACCCCGATCACCGACACGATCACCGAGCTGCTGGAGACCCGGCAGGCCCCCGTCTACATCGTGCACTTCACCCAGGCCCAGGCGGTCGAGCGGGCGCAGTCGCTCATGAGCATCAACATGTGCACGCGCGAGGAGAAGGACAAGATCGCCGATCTCATCGGCAACTTCCGCTTCACCACCAAGTTCGGCCAGAACCTCTCCCGCTACGTCCGGCACGGCATCGGCGTGCACCACGCCGGCATGCTGCCCAAGTACCGGCGCCTCGTCGAGAAGCTCGCCCAGGCCGGTCTGCTGAAGGTCATCTGCGGTACGGACACCCTCGGGGTCGGCGTCAACGTCCCTATCCGCACGGTGCTGTTCACCGCGCTCACCAAGTACGACGGCAACCGGGTCCGCACCCTGCGCGCCCGGGAGTTCCACCAGATCGCGGGGCGTGCCGGCCGGGCCGGCTTCGACACCGCGGGCTATGTGGTCGCGCAGGCCCCCGAGCACGTCATCGAGAACGAGAAGGCGCTCGCGAAGGCGGGCGACGATCCGAAGAAGCGCCGCAAGGTGGTGCGCAAGAAGGCTCCCGAGGGCTTCGTCGCGTGGTCGGACACCACGTTCGAGAAGCTCATCGCCGCCGACCCGGAGGCGCTCACCTCGCGCTTCAAGGTCACCAACATCATGCTGCTGTCAGTCATCGCCCGGCCGGGCGACGCCTTCCAGGCGATGCGCCACCTGCTGGAGGACAACCACGAGCCCCGCAAGGCCCAGCTGCGGCACATCCGCCGGGCCATCGCGATCTACCGCTCGCTGCTGGACGGCGGTGTGGTCGAGAAGCTCGACACCCCGGACGCGGAAGGCCGCACCATCCGGCTCACCGTCGACCTCCAGCAGGACTTCGCGCTCAACCAGCCCCTGTCCACCTTCGCCCTGGCCTCCTTCGACCTGCTGGACCCGGAGTCCCCCTCCTACGCGCTGGACATGGTCTCCGTCGTGGAGTCCACGCTGGACGACCCGCGCCAGATCCTGGCCGCCCAGCAGAACAAGGAACGCGGTATCCAGGTCGGCCAGATGAAGGCCGACGGGATCGAGTACGAGGAGCGGATGGAGCGGCTCCAGGACGTCACCTATCCCAAGCCGCTCGAAGAGCTGCTCTCCCATGCCTACGACGTGTACGCCAAGAGCCACCCGTGGGTGCGCGACCACCCGGTCTCCCCGAAGTCGATCATCCGCGACATGTACGAGCGCGCGATGACCTTCACCGAGTTCACCTCCTTCTACGAGCTGGCCCGCACCGAGGGCATCGTGCTGCGCTACCTGGCGAGCGCGTTCAAGGCGCTGGACCACACCATCCCCGACGACCTCAAGTCGGAGGACCTCCAGGACCTGATCGAATGGCTCGGCGAACTGGTCCGCCAGGTCGACTCCAGCCTGCTGGACGAGTGGGAGCAGCTGGCGAACCCGGAGGTGGAGACGGCGGAGCAGGCTCAGGAGAAGGCCGACCAGGTCAAGCCGGTCACCGCGAACGCGCGCGCCTTCCGCGTCCTGGTCCGCAACGCCATGTTCCGCCGGGTGGAGCTGGCCGCCCTCGACCACGTCAACGTGCTGGGCGAGCTGGACTCCGAGTCCGGCTGGGACGCAGATGCCTGGGGCGAGGCCCTGGACGGGTACTGGGACGAGTACGACGACCTGGGCACCGGACCCGACGCGCGCGGCCCGAAGCTCCTGCAGATCGAGGAGGACCCGGCGCACGGCCTGTGGCGCGTCCGCCAGACCTTCGCGGACCCCAACGGGGACCATGGCTGGGGCATCAGCGCCGAGGTCGACCTGGCCGCCTCCGACGAGGAGGGCCGGGCCGTCATCCGGGTCACCTCGGTCGGCGAGCTCGGAGCGCTCTGA
- a CDS encoding acyl-CoA thioesterase: MTNPAERLVDLLDLEQIEVNIFRGASPQESLQRVFGGQVAGQALVAAGRTVESDRPVHSLHAYFLRPGIPGVPIVYQVERVRDGRSFTTRRVTAVQQGKTIFNLTASFHHPEEGGIEHQLPPHHVPHPDTLPKVADEIREHLGALPEALERMARRQPFDIRYVNRLRWTPEELKGSDPRSAVWMRAVGPLGDDPLIHTCALTYASDMTLLDAVRIPVEPLWGMRGFDMASLDHAMWFHRPFRADEWFLYDQESPIAHGGRGLARGRIYDVEGRLLVSVVQEGLFRPYPAKPSEPAPEN, translated from the coding sequence ATGACGAACCCCGCCGAGAGACTGGTCGATCTGCTCGATCTGGAGCAGATCGAGGTCAACATCTTCCGCGGCGCCAGCCCGCAGGAGTCCCTCCAGCGGGTCTTCGGCGGGCAGGTCGCCGGCCAGGCGCTGGTGGCCGCGGGGCGCACCGTCGAGAGCGACCGCCCGGTCCACTCGCTGCACGCGTACTTCCTGCGCCCCGGCATCCCCGGAGTGCCGATCGTGTACCAGGTGGAGCGGGTGCGCGACGGGCGGTCCTTCACCACGCGCCGGGTCACCGCGGTCCAGCAGGGCAAGACGATCTTCAATCTCACCGCCTCCTTCCATCATCCGGAGGAGGGCGGCATCGAGCACCAGCTGCCTCCTCACCACGTCCCTCACCCGGACACGCTCCCCAAGGTCGCGGACGAGATCCGCGAACACCTCGGGGCGCTGCCGGAAGCACTGGAGCGGATGGCCCGCCGCCAGCCCTTCGACATCCGCTACGTCAACCGGCTCCGCTGGACTCCCGAGGAGCTCAAGGGATCCGATCCCCGCAGCGCGGTGTGGATGCGCGCGGTCGGCCCGCTGGGCGACGACCCCCTCATCCACACCTGCGCCCTCACCTACGCAAGTGACATGACCCTCCTCGACGCCGTGCGCATCCCGGTGGAACCCCTGTGGGGCATGCGCGGTTTCGACATGGCCTCGCTGGACCACGCCATGTGGTTCCACCGGCCCTTCCGGGCGGACGAGTGGTTCCTGTACGACCAGGAGTCGCCCATCGCGCACGGCGGCCGGGGCCTGGCCCGGGGCCGCATCTACGACGTGGAGGGCAGGCTGCTGGTGTCCGTGGTCCAGGAGGGCCTCTTCCGTCCGTACCCCGCCAAGCCGTCCGAGCCCGCCCCGGAGAACTGA